ttcttcttatactcCAGCTCCTCTAACTTGAAATTCTGAATCCGTCTTTATCTccaaactagttttttttttaggaacatctccaaattagtttggagaaaaattgTCCTTTTTTTGTGTCTTTGTAGCTTAAGTGTGAAAATTTTGGAAGTTCTATGGTACAGGTCACCCTAATTTGAGACTAAGTACACACTCCCATTTTACAAACTTTGTTTAACCTTGTTCTTGGTAAAACTGTCATTTTATGATGTGACCATTTTGATTATTGATAGTCCAATgtatcactttaaaaaaaatttaaaagttctaATGATCAAAATGATGTGTTATGTACTTATACGGTTAAATTGGACCAtcaaattaaaagttatatcCAAATCAATAttcaacaaattgaaaaaaaaaataacaaattgatATGCATCCTCACGATTAGAGTTGATCACGTGtaattatgattaattaattatgatgggttcttaaaataattaattataattaaatatgtgtTGTGATAGTATTGTGCTATGTCAAAAACAATGGTGGAAATACATGCATCTTATTAATTGTAAGTGCGAGGACGAGGATCCCAAGTCTAACTTAAGTGGACAACCAATGTTATTCCCGAGGATACACCTCGGACCTCGGGGACGAGCATTAGCTGTCTAGGGCGCATGAAGTTAAAATATCACAAAGGGGAGAAAGCAAACTCAGCGCAGAACATGAGATGGATGAAGGAAGAAGGGTGTAGAAGCCATCCCCTTCGCATTCAATGCCAGACAACCACTTCCCTAGCCATATTAACGAGGAACTAACCATGAATAGTAGTGGCACAgctaaaatttcaaggtaaaaacttaCTAGCATGTTTCGGATGAGACAGAAGTCCCAAGAATGCAATCTCAGCCCTCCAAGTGTAGGATTAGGATGATTTATgttgaaatataaaagaaaaattaggatCCATATAGAGGGGatggagaaagagagggagaaaagaAATTTGTACCCAAGTAGCTGAAATACTTGTATAAGtgagaaagaaacatacatacatatatatatatatatatatatatatatatatatatatatatatatatatatatatatatatataaaatatacacATTCCTTGGGCTAGACCGAGGTGCCTCTTTTCTTCATAATTTGTAGTCCTAGTTATTTCATATGTGTTTTGTCTCATTATGATTAACTAACTTACTAAATAACCAATATTCATGTCATTCTCTACAAATCTATTGTGGTGGACTTATTAGGCTACTATCTGAGCCACTTTTGGGCTGTAGGTCCAGTTGTGCCCTTACCGTAAGAGTTTAGCattgttaggaaatttagtgactttaaagtttaaactattgagttatttttaattaaattaattaattagtgatTAAAGTCAATAAATATTTCCATAACATATTAATACTcttgagagagacagagactaAAAAATAGGTCCAAAAACGATGGAactctaaaaagtaaaaattgctaaaaagaAACACCAAAataactactactactactacaacaacaacaacaataataattgaAACAAGCACAATTTTGGAGTTTGGGTCCAAGTGTTGATTTGGCACTTCGACTCCAAACCTCCTAATTTTCAGGTGTTTTCCaaccttttaattttaaattcgtacttgcaatttttttcactttcaatTCCGAAAATTTAAGCCTTGGGAGAGTCCCAAACTTTTTCCAACTTGGCAAGCGAaggcttttctctctctataaatAGAGTTTCTCTCCTCCAAAGCTTCCAGTTTATGACTTCTCTAACATAACATAAACTTGATTCATAGCAAATCTTTGATTCATTTCCATACATAAATCATCAAAGATACATCGATACTATATCGAATTTTGTTTCCCAAAACCAACTcccaaatgaaatttttttatctagaaaaaacaaattctacttttttatttatttattattacatGCCCCAATGTTCTTCTACTTATGTTCCCTAAATCAAAACTATCGATGCTATCTCACCTGCTAGAGAAGGTATTATGTGTTACCGCTCAATGTTTCTTCTCCCTCACAAGGGGGTGGACCCCACTGTGTGGGGTCCACCCCCTTGTGAGGGAGAATAAACATGGAGTGGTAATAGGGGGAATTTTTTCCACCTGTTGATCTGCACCACTCAGTGGGGTCCCCCCACTGTGTGGGGTCCACCCCCTTGTGAGGGAGAAGAAACATGGAGCGGTAACAGGGGGAATTTTTTCCACCTGTTGACCTGCACCACTCATTATGCATATGTACATCACCAAGGGAAATGCTTCTCTAAAGCCAAGTGAAATGATACAATATCtgataattttaataaaaaatcttatgtgaagataaatttttttttatacatttttctgtgtttggtagataaaaagaaaaaaaaaagactcaaaagaaaactatttattgatttcttttatttagctTGGTGTAAGATAGAGttattttccattaaaattttatgataaatgACTTTATTtcaagttaaaataaataagagaagtcaaaagatgatttttttaaaaatttattttaaagtcgTTTCTAAACATAGGAAAATTAaatagttttctaaaaaatacttttttaaaaataattcatttaaaaaaatattaatatcaaAACAAATGGAGTGTATACACAATTATATAGCTACTCTTGGAATAGTTCAAATATAAAAACCTTCATATGAGTGATGTTGCCGGATGACAATATTTGCCTCATATATAATCCTCTCCACGCTTACATCTTTAGTTCGGGCATAACTTTTCTTAGTTTAAGTTAAAGGACATTACTTAAGCAATAAAATCAGTCAAACCTTGATAACCAATTATACCATAAATTTCCAATAATTAGTAGCAAGTATTTACCTACTTCAATTTCCTGTAATCCATGAAAAGTTTGTTATGTATATGTGATTGTGTGATCATATTTTGGAAGTAAAAGACTGagaacaaatttttaaataaaaatttaaagttttagtGATTCACTTGAAAGTCTCCATCGGAACTTAGCCAAGTCTGCTTGAGCAAGATTCAAGTGGAGAATGAGCAAAGTACAAGCTAGGATGAGTGGCAGGGTTGGCTCAATTTGAGGCCTAAGGCGGCAACTTTAATTggaatttttcatatttaaatatcacttaaattatatttatttaatattttatattgtaaaacttttttattcaaaatttattatttttactttttcttagaTACAAATttagtaaatatatatttttcttttagatttgctaacatttcattttcaattgataatatgacTAATTCACTAGATGGTAATTTGacatgctaattttttttttttttttgaaacaactTGAGGATTCAATTGTGTTCAAAATAACATAATCAAGTAAGAGGAGAATATTTGTCATATATAGGCCCAATCAAAGActactattttaaaattatattaatccataatttttttgagcACTATTAGGAATGGAGGAAAATACACACAACTCAACTAGGCCATGGCATAAGTAGCCTAGGCCTAAGGCAAGCCCAAATGAGCGGGCATGAGAAAGCTTAGATGGACACTTGCTTGATGCTTGACAATCAACCACCCAAGCAAGCCCCTCTAGTGTGAGACTATTGCAAAACACCTAACAACTACATAATTccacccaaaataaaataaaattcaagacatagatttgtttgtttgttttgttttttaaaatttttgaaatttttctttacGTCTGTAATAGCTAATAACAATGAAAGCACAAATTTTAGAACTTGTACTATTGAAATTGACTTTCCAAGGGCCATTTTTCATTGTATATAAATAAAGTCTCcatatttagttaattttttaaataaattttctattttaataaattcttaTACTATTTGATAGAATTTTCCAAGATTACTGCTTGAAGAATTCTAGCTTAGTTGTATCATCTTTTAATAGATTCTTGAGTTTATCAAATATTGtcttaaatataataaattcattTGTATCTttaagccaacaaaatttattgttttttttttatttattattaatccCATAATTCCCTAGAAAGTTTACACTTGCAAAACTGCATTCGAATATTTAGGGGGGAAATGATTCGAGCTGCAGGGTTagtagcatattgtaattatcttaaaaaaaaaaaaatcaaatttaaggATCAATTCAAAATCTAATATCAACCcctttggaaaaaaagaaaaagaaaaagaacagaaatgatatgtccacaacattttcacaacacttagggtctgtttggatacaactgaaaactgaaaaacactgtagcaaatataatttttaaatgtataaaagttactgttcacgcctaaaatcactgttcataagcctaaaatcactgttcatggacaatgAATAGTGACAGACGCGCgcccaaggaaaaaaaaaagggctgaaACGCAGACGCACTGCgtttcagcccaatccaaacattaccttaaaaagaataaatcatAAATGGCAATTGGTAGGTTGTTGCAAGTTGTTATCAgtgaacaaaaaagtaatttcagtggtaagtttaaattagaaccaaacAACTTGTCACTAATGATTTGtttgtgaaagtgttgtaaaaCTTTTATGGATCTAACACTTCTGAAAAAaatagggtaaactacatatttgacCCCTATCttttacatcatatttcaaCTTGGTCcataaccttttaattgtgtcaatttggtctctaacatTTTAGTGTCATGTCAATTTAGCCCCTGCcgttatatattagatgaaaattgctgACATGacaaacaatcaaaataaaattttagtttattgttaCATCaataaaagctaattttttattttggccattagatATGTCATcgattttcatccaaaagatatcaacatggactaaattgacacaatattgaaaggttagagaccaaattgacatagTGAAAAGTCCAAAGACCGAAGATGTTAGAACACGAAATATCTCGCACAATCCCACCCGTAGAAGTGTATCCGCTTCGAAGACTTCACTGACTCGAGGATGGGAGTGGATACAGGATAGTGCTTCGTGAAAGCCCGTGGAGAAGAGAAAGGACCATGAGGGGGGTAAAGAAGGTGGGAGGAAGCTTCTTGGAAAGGTATTCCTTCCCTCTCCGTATTGAATGTCCTGCAACAACCTTATCAagtgcattaatgaggaagtgacacttgaacagtgatTTCACAGCTAGCAGCCCGTTCTACTACCTTCAAAAGAACTCTGATGGAACAAGTATCTTGAGAATAGCCATGAGGCATACAGATTGAGGGCTAGGTTGTAAGTAGGAAAGATATATAAGGGAGGGGGACCTCCCAAATAGAGAAAGATAAACAGTGTGAGGTCTTGTGTAAAATCTTGAGTGTTCATGTATAAGGACCCAATCTTCGGACATACTCGAGGAAAGCACTATTCTGAATAACTACTTGAATTACAtctctttattactttgtattcTTCGGCCTTAAACTTGTGCTTAGTTTTGGATTGCACCTGAATTGTTTTCCCACTCTCTataaaaattctattgtttGGGCTTTTTTTAAAGGACAAGGCATCACTGTTCTTAGTGGGTTTGGACCTTTATTTTCTTAGTACTTACaaacacaattgaaaggttagatcaaattgaaatatggtatatAGAATAAGGACTAAATACGtaatttacaatatatatatatatatatatatatatatatatatatatatgaaaaagaatCAACACCTTGGTagatgttttttgtttgtttgtttatcaaGTCACTGTCTAAATGGATGACAGGTAGCTCACATGAGATGCAGTTGTCTCAAATCATAATCACAGTTTCTCaaccaacaataaaaaaaaaaaaaaaaatcttaatcatTTCCATATGTGGACCGAAATTTGAAATTTccactcaaaaaaaattcttcactttgaaaaattttgcaacttaattttttttctcaaattaagTAAAAGATATATGCGTCCAAGATttctgatatttttttttggtaaacaagaTTTCTGATATTTCTATCATAGATTTCCCATTTTGTCATGGATATTATTGAGTTTTATAAATATGATGTCACTCAAACTACTTAATAAaggttgttttcattttcttatttgatatttttttttataattcacaTTATATAAAATGAGACAACAAGATTCTAAATCTTTTATGGAATCAAAGAATATATTActacggtttttttttttttgttgtgtggaTAATATTACTTCTCTTTGCCCAATGAATTTGTTTTGGTCAAATTTGTCACAATATAGCGGTTGAACTTAAACCACTAAAGCACAAAATTCATAATTGTCAAAGGGTCCATTTCGTTGTTGCATCCCATGTTACACTAATGCTCAATTAGATTTAAAAATGATCAGcatttggttgaaattttttatgatcaACATCAACTAGTTAAGTAGGCCCATTGCAATTGAGAATTCGAGGCAAATAAAAGCTACTTTATTGCATTTCATGCAACACGGGCCTTTTACATAGttcatttttttgttccttttgagAAAAGTTAACAATGGAAAAGAGATTCTCCCCTCTGTCCCACTTTTCTTAATGCCTTTGAGGATTATcttctagttttatttttttataataagtttaaattctttttattaattatgattTTCACATCTTTTTCCCAGTGACAGCTAAGGTTTCTCTAGCTCTTTGTTTGATTTCATGATTTGTCATTTGGTTCAATTTAAACTACACCATGCTTGAGCACGCATTGACATTACCTTGGGAATGTGATACAGCAATACAACCTAGTATTTTAGattattgaaataatagaaggaataaatttagtatttaataaattagatggatatgtgacatatttttatttgtggagtatatatTGGAGTAGGAAGAGTGaaatagaagatttggactcaatACTTTAAGGTGAAGAGAAAATGAGTGCTACTAAGATATAGGGCAAATTTTACCATATAAATGAATAGATACTTTTAATTttagagtaaaatttaaatagagTATCTTAAGTGCAGTACATTATATTGTTCaattgaattaaaataatttgaggAATCACACATAAGCTTTattatccataattttaaacacaaaatagaGACTCATTTATATTTGTCAATGTATatctaattatttattatgttattaatgTTGTATTTGATTGTCATATTAATTTTGGTAAGCCTTTTTCTAGCTCTAGTAAAATTGGATGATATAACAGTACCCCTTTTTTCCCATTCCACAATTCCAGCTATGATTAATAATCATTTATGGTTTAGGGCCCAAAACACTGAGCTTTAATGGGATTGATGATTATATTCCAATACTTAATGAATATTTAATACTCATTAccatcattatcatttaattaaGGTATAGATTTTGCGGTTCACACTCCTTACGCATCAATCACTTGCTAATTTAAGAATATACTTTCCGCTTTTAGCTTTCTGCATATAattttgcctatatatatataattaataataataataataataataataataataataataataataatactatatAATAGTATTCTATTCACATGCATGTGCATTGAATACCATGATATCACCTGATCCACCCCCAGaatatttttactactttttcaataatattttttcaccaCTAATTTAttaatagggggaaaaaaaaaatgcaaaaacactTCCTGAATATGCATCATCATTTGCAAAAACATCATGGAGTTTCAGTTATTTCTTATAATTtcatgaatttttatatttgccAAGTTGCAAAAACACCATTGAGATTTTTCCATTTGTCAAAGCCTACAGAAATTAATCGCAggtatcaatttttttcatgggaaattgtaaaatttattaattaagaaataaaaattacattatgGACAAAAGTTCGtttcagaaaaaataaattttctttaattcaaACAGAAAAATCATGCTAAAAACATGTTTTTACCATTGTcacaacttttttatatttaaccCTTATTAATATTCtgcaaactttttctttttttgatgaactataTTGTGCAAACTTTATACtttaagggcctgtttggttagagaagtagaaaagtgagaggatggaaaattagtgagaggatggaaaagtaggaAAATAGAAAAGATTTGATTTTCCCTCATGTGTGTTTGATtggagggtggaaaagtgggagggtgaaaaacttttttgcttggttggagagaaaaatgagattatagaaaatatagtttatataaaCTGACTATTATGTctttgttatataatatataaggaGGTGAGTGCAATAAAGTGAGGGTATTTGTATGAATTACATCATTCAGCATCATTTCCTCCCCATTTTTCTCCTAAAttgaaaggataaaaaaatgtgggctcggagggattttttttcttcccagtttttgtcttttttgttttttctcttaaaCCAAACAGTAGAAAATGCCATTTTttaccatatttttctttttatttttttcatcttttctgTTTTCACCTCAACCAAACATACCTTAAAGCtaaagcattttttattttttattttttcaaggcTAAAAAAgacattcaagaaaaaaaaaaaaaaaaaaagcctaaaaagGACAAAACACTCTCACATGTTGGTGtgctttttttttaggggggtaAAACTGGAGTAAaagtttgtgttttggtttaaccccaaaaaagagccaaaacaacaaaatatagtATATGCAAGGGTTTTCttaacaagagaaaaaaaaaaaaaaaaaaaaggttttattgGAGCAGTGCAGTTCACGTTTCTCCGACATTGACTAGAACCGATGTAACCTCTTTGTCCTGAcgttttacttttctttttatctcagtcaatactcaataattaatcaaagaaaaaaaagtaacagaAAAAGtgtgagagaataaaaaaaaagaaaaaagaatttcatCTTCAAAACCCTTTTATTATAAGGGATTTTTCTGTCTTTACGCCTTGGCCATTTGGTTTCAGAGTCATACACACAGACACAGAAACAGTGACAGTGCCCTTTCATACCACATCTCACTGCTCTTCTAGTTCTCACTTCTCAGGCGACTCTACCTCGTCTTCTAAACTGGTCACTGTCAAGAAGACTCAAGAGCCTTACTCCTTTTGAACGCTCAAAGTTATTACATTGCCCAGAAAAATAATGTGTATTCCATTGGCCTAATTTTTGGGTCCCATGTGTGCCTAACTAAAAGTATTCAATCCCAGACCCATTATTCTCAACCTCAATCCCacttaaaaataacaaaaaaagacaccctttttcttcttctttctttatagcccaatttttttttatgtaaaccCAATTCTTCACTTGATTAGGTCATAACCTCATAACTCTTATTCTATTCAAGTAATCACTGGTCTCACATATGTAAAACATGCTATGGGCCCAAAAAGTGAGAACTTGGGATATTTCTGGGATGCTCATGTCTCGGCGGCCCTCTTGAATTTCTGGAACTTTGACTGTCTTTTCAGGTACCAAACTCTGAACatgcttctttttttaatgttccttcttgaatttatattttggctCATAGGTTTCTCTGTCTGggattgaaacttgaaaaaacTGCAAATATTTTGTACCTAATAAATGTTGAAATGTACttcaatattttgattttgtatcCATTACTATGGCTACAAGTGGTCACTGTATTTAATTCTTGTTTCTCTTAGTCTGCATATTAATGCTTGGTCTAGGAAATCTTGACACTATCcaccttttgttttgttgaaattaGTAGGTTTAATTGCTTTAACATTGTATGAAATATATAGAGCAGTTGAACTGATTGTTTTCGTTTCTTTTGTGCTTCTCTAAGCATATTCAGATATGCTTAAACAGGATATGTATATACTTGAATGGCCTTTCTTGCTATGTATCTCTATTGGGTTTTTGCTACATTCCCTGGTGGTTGGGCAAATTCCCTTGGGCTCAAAAGTTTCTGTAGTTGACAACAACTTTTGGGTCTCACCCAATGGTGATTTTGCACTTGGATTCTTTAGCACTTCAGATCAGCCTAACCAGTATAGTGTAGGAATCCGTTTCAATTCAGATTCTATTCCAGTTAGCAAAAGGGAGGTGGTGTGGGTTGTAGGAGCTGATGTCACGGTCGCTAATAAGTCTTATTTTCAGCTTAATCAGAATGGAGAACTGGTTTTGTTTGATTCCTTTAAGGGTCAAAATGTATGGACTAGCCAAACAAGCATGTTATCTGTTGTCTCAGCTGATCTTCGTGATGATGGAAATCTTATCCTACTGAACAGAAAGAAAGATGTTGTTTGGCAAAGTTTTAATACTCCGTCTGACACTCTTCTTCCAGGACAGACCTTATCTGTTCATCAAATACTTCGAGCTGCAAGCAGTAATTCTATGTCTAGTTACTTCAGTCTCTATGTAAATGCTTCAGGTCAGTTACAACTAAGGTGGGAAAGTCATGTTACCTATTGGACAAGTGGAAGCCCCATAAGTTCAAATATCACTGCTTCCCTTACCTCAAGTGGAGCGCTGCAAGTCCGTGACCAAAGATTGAAACCTGTTTGGTCAGCGTTTGGAGAAGATCACGGTGATGTAGTACAATACCGGTTTCTTAGGTTGGATGTTGATGGTAATCTTCGGTTATACTCATGGGTAAAAGCATCACAGGCTTGGAAGTCCGTCTGGCAAGCTGTTGAGAATCAGTGCAACGTCTTTGCAACCTGTGGAGAAGGTGGCATCTGCGTCTTAACTGCAGCAGGGTCCTCTGACTGTATATGTCCTTTTAAGGTTACAACAGACTCGAACTCAAAATGTGTGGTTCCGTATCGGGAAGATTGCAAATCAATTTCCAACATGGTTAGGCATAATCACACCAATCTATATGGGCTATATCCAAAAGGTTATTCAGTTATCCAATCCAGTTTACATCAATGTGAAAGCTTGTGCCTGAATGATCCATATTGTACAGTTGCAACATTTGCAAATAATGGAACTGCACAATGCTGGCTGGAGAAAACTCGATACGTCACCGGTTATTCAGACCCCTCCCTAAGTTCAATATCTTTTGTCAAGACATGTTCAGATCCTCGGGCTGTTAATCCCAATCTCATGGTAACCTCCCCTGCACAATCTTCACCCATTCGGTCTTATGAATTTTGCATTCCTTGCCTAATTGGAGTCGCCTCAGGCACattagttgtttttattttaattcagtTGGGAGTTGTTTTCTGCATCTACCGAAGAACCTCTAGTAGGAAGAAAGCAGCTTTAGCTTACACACATAACTCAAGTGGTTTAATTGTGTTATCCTTCTCTGAAATCAAGGACCTCACTGAGAATTTCAAGCACCAAATGGGGCCAGAGATGTTCAAAGGTGTGCTGTCAAACAACCAACCAGTTGCAATCAAATGCCTGAAAGCAAAcatagaagaaagaaaatttcgTACTGTAGTTTCAAAACTAGGAAGCATTCATCACAAGAACCTTGTGAAGTTGGAGGGCTATTGTTGTGAAGTAAGTCACAGGTTTTTGGTTTATGAATATGCAAAGAATGGTTCTGTGGAGAAATATGTTGAAGATTCTAAATTGAGTAAGATGCTGGCCTGGAGAAAGAGAGTTGACATATGCTTAAGTGTGGCAAG
This genomic stretch from Castanea sativa cultivar Marrone di Chiusa Pesio chromosome 9, ASM4071231v1 harbors:
- the LOC142611441 gene encoding G-type lectin S-receptor-like serine/threonine-protein kinase SD3-1 → MLKQDMYILEWPFLLCISIGFLLHSLVVGQIPLGSKVSVVDNNFWVSPNGDFALGFFSTSDQPNQYSVGIRFNSDSIPVSKREVVWVVGADVTVANKSYFQLNQNGELVLFDSFKGQNVWTSQTSMLSVVSADLRDDGNLILLNRKKDVVWQSFNTPSDTLLPGQTLSVHQILRAASSNSMSSYFSLYVNASGQLQLRWESHVTYWTSGSPISSNITASLTSSGALQVRDQRLKPVWSAFGEDHGDVVQYRFLRLDVDGNLRLYSWVKASQAWKSVWQAVENQCNVFATCGEGGICVLTAAGSSDCICPFKVTTDSNSKCVVPYREDCKSISNMVRHNHTNLYGLYPKGYSVIQSSLHQCESLCLNDPYCTVATFANNGTAQCWLEKTRYVTGYSDPSLSSISFVKTCSDPRAVNPNLMVTSPAQSSPIRSYEFCIPCLIGVASGTLVVFILIQLGVVFCIYRRTSSRKKAALAYTHNSSGLIVLSFSEIKDLTENFKHQMGPEMFKGVLSNNQPVAIKCLKANIEERKFRTVVSKLGSIHHKNLVKLEGYCCEVSHRFLVYEYAKNGSVEKYVEDSKLSKMLAWRKRVDICLSVARAVCYLHTGCREFVSHGNLKCENVLLDENFEAKVTEFGLWRVNAEASGCGFSAERDVMEFGNMVLRLIGGCRDVRDLCEWAYKEWMEGRAENVVDKAIDGGINLQELERALRIAFWCLQSNERMRPSMGEVVKVLEGTLTVDPPPPPLSCQRPLEIEEALV